From the genome of Polyodon spathula isolate WHYD16114869_AA chromosome 14, ASM1765450v1, whole genome shotgun sequence, one region includes:
- the LOC121326407 gene encoding cyclin-L1-like isoform X3, translating into MASDAHPGVTNSSAGNEGILIGDRVYSEVFLAIDNSLIPEERLSTTPSMSDGLDLHNETDLRILGCELIQSAGILLRLPQVAMATGQVLFHRFFYSKSFVKHSFEIVAMACVNLASKIEEAPRRVRDVINVFHHLRLLRGKRTPTPLILDQNYINTKNQVIKAERRVLKELGFCVHVKHPHKIIVMYLQVLECEKNQTLVQTAWVVHDGTT; encoded by the exons ATGGCGTCTGATGCTCACCCTGGCGTTACCAACTCGTCTGCCGGTAATGAAGGCATTCTTATTGGAGACAGAGTTTATTCTGAGGTCTTCCTCGCCATCGACAACTCGCTTATCCCGGAGGAGCGACTCTCTACAACCCCGTCTATGTCAGATGGCCTCGACCTCCACAACGAGACCGACCTGCGCATCCTTGGCTGTGAACTAATCCAGTCCGCTGGCATTCTTCTCCGTTTACCGCAG gTGGCCATGGCTACAGGACAGGTTCTTTTTCATCGGTTTTTCTACTCGAAGTCCTTTGTCAAACACAGCTTTGAG attgttgCCATGGCTTGTGTTAATCTTGCCTCGAAGATTGAAGAAGCACCACGCCGAGTAAGGGATGTGATAAACGTGTTTCATCATTTAAGACTGCTTAGAGGAAAAAG gaCACCAACCCCATTGATACTTGATCAGAACTACATTAACACCAAAAACCAAGTAATCAAAGCAGAGAGGAGAGTGCTGAAGGAACTGGGGTTCTGCGTTCATGTCAAGCATCCCCACAAG atcATTGTAATGTACCTTCAAGTTCTTGAGTGCGAGAAAAATCAAACCCTCGTCCAAACAGCCTG GGTAGTCCATGATG gaactACATGA
- the LOC121326408 gene encoding ankyrin repeat domain-containing protein 65-like, whose translation MAISPPIAWQWMELHDSVSLYAVRRPVSLKQWQLHRCPHLQPQLLHTPANEGRLHRAAWSGSLEQVKALLNFGIPVDCQDSQGWTPLHHASFCGHQPLVKFLLHRGTDINSRDFFNCTPLHRATWNGQAQTAEYLLQQGASQAIRTCSGQTPLHLAAANGHGNVAQTLLEHKAQVDCKDINRWSPLHWAVFNGNLDIIDLLLSNGGEVNEKNKNGMTPLQLAVLAESHKTVEHLLRKGADLNAKCENGRSALHLSAVTGNKKKERKRIMQLLLERGATVDAADKDLVTPLHLAAGCGSCIAVHLLMQYGGSVGSTDLLEMTPLHYSALNGFAETAKILLCYGADKNAKERLGKTSLHLASEKDHVQVLIVLLKSGADASLQSKWKETAADIAVQKQHTNALRLIQAATRQQTHP comes from the exons ATGGCAATCTCACCACCAATTGCATGGCAGTGGATGGAGTTGCACGATTCTGTTTCTCTGTATGCGGTGAGGAGGCCCGTCAGTCTGAAACAGTGGCAGCTGCACAGATGTCCTCACTTGCAGCCTCAGCTCCTCCACACCCCTGCTAATGAGGGGAGGCTACACAGAGCTGCATGGAGTGGCTCTCTGGAACAAGTTAAAGCTTTGCTGAACTTCGGAATTCCTGTGGATTGCCA GGACAGCCAGGGTTGGACACCTCTTCACCATGCTTCATTCTGTGGACATCAGCCACTGGTCAAGTTTCTTCTTCACAGAGGCACAGACATCAATAGCAGGGACTTCTTTAATTGCACCCCACTGCACAGAGCTACCTGGAACGGGCAGGCTCAAACAGCTGAGTACCTTCTTCAACAGGGAGCTTCCCAAGCCATAAGGACATGCTCTGGGCAGACACCCTTACATTTAGCTGCAGCCAATGGGCATGGTAATGTTGCTCAGACTTTATTAGAGCACAAAGCGCAGGTTGACTGTAAGGACATTAACAGGTGGAGCCCACTGCACTGGGCCGTCTTCAATGGCAACCTAGACATAATAGATCTGTTGCTGAGCAATGGTGGAGAAGTAAATGAGAAGAACAAAAATGGAATGACCCCTCTGCAGCTAGCAGTGTTGGCTGAAAGTCACAAGACTGTTGAGCATCTGCTTCGGAAAGGCGCTGATCTCAATGCCAAGTGTGAGAACGGTCGCAGTGCTTTACATCTGAGTGCTGTCACTGGAAataaaaagaaggaaagaaagagg ATCATGCAGCTGCTGCTTGAAAGAGGTGCCACAGTTGATGCCGCAGACAAAGATCTTGTCACCCCACTGCACCTAGCTGCAGGATGTGGTTCATGCATTGCGGTGCACCTGCTGATGCAGTATGGGGGCTCAGTGGGCTCCACGGATCTGCTGGAGATGACTCCTCTGCACTATTCCGCCTTAAATGGCTTTGCTGAAACTGCGAAAATCCTCCTTTGTTACGGAGCGGATAAGAATGCTAAAGAGAGACTAGGGAAAACTTCCTTGCACCTTGCCTCAGAGAAAGACCACGTTCAAGTCCTGATAGTGTTACTGAAGAGTGGGGCTGATGCATCGCTTCAGAGCAAGTGGAAGGAAACAGCTGCTGATATTgctgtacaaaaacaacacacaaatgcACTACGCCTCATTCAGGCAGCTACAAGACAGCAAACGCACCCTTAG
- the LOC121326407 gene encoding cyclin-L1-like isoform X1, protein MASDAHPGVTNSSAGNEGILIGDRVYSEVFLAIDNSLIPEERLSTTPSMSDGLDLHNETDLRILGCELIQSAGILLRLPQVAMATGQVLFHRFFYSKSFVKHSFEIVAMACVNLASKIEEAPRRVRDVINVFHHLRLLRGKRTPTPLILDQNYINTKNQVIKAERRVLKELGFCVHVKHPHKIIVMYLQVLECEKNQTLVQTAWNYMNDTLRTNVFVRFQVETIACACIYLAARALQIPLPTKPHWFMLFGATEDEIKEISITTLKLYTRKKPNYDLLEKEVEKRKVSLQEAKLKAKGLNPDGTPALSTLGGFSPGSKPCSPRESKMDEKSPNSQNLKAAKKEPDDRQQSSRSPHNGLRKESKRSRSVSRTPSRTRSRSRSRTPRRHYNNRRSRSGTFSSQSRSRSHSRSLTPRRLQNHGSPHIKSKHRNDDIKISNRHSHRRKKSRSRSHSLSKSRDRSEAVKKHKHDRGHHRDRRERSRSYDRTHKSKHHGTSHSGHSRHRR, encoded by the exons ATGGCGTCTGATGCTCACCCTGGCGTTACCAACTCGTCTGCCGGTAATGAAGGCATTCTTATTGGAGACAGAGTTTATTCTGAGGTCTTCCTCGCCATCGACAACTCGCTTATCCCGGAGGAGCGACTCTCTACAACCCCGTCTATGTCAGATGGCCTCGACCTCCACAACGAGACCGACCTGCGCATCCTTGGCTGTGAACTAATCCAGTCCGCTGGCATTCTTCTCCGTTTACCGCAG gTGGCCATGGCTACAGGACAGGTTCTTTTTCATCGGTTTTTCTACTCGAAGTCCTTTGTCAAACACAGCTTTGAG attgttgCCATGGCTTGTGTTAATCTTGCCTCGAAGATTGAAGAAGCACCACGCCGAGTAAGGGATGTGATAAACGTGTTTCATCATTTAAGACTGCTTAGAGGAAAAAG gaCACCAACCCCATTGATACTTGATCAGAACTACATTAACACCAAAAACCAAGTAATCAAAGCAGAGAGGAGAGTGCTGAAGGAACTGGGGTTCTGCGTTCATGTCAAGCATCCCCACAAG atcATTGTAATGTACCTTCAAGTTCTTGAGTGCGAGAAAAATCAAACCCTCGTCCAAACAGCCTG gaactACATGAATGACACATTGCGAACAAATGTGTTTGTGAGATTTCAAGTTGAAACGATTGCCTGTGCCTGCATCTATCTTGCAGCAAGAGCCCTTCAG atccCACTTCCCACCAAACCACACTGGTTTATGTTGTTTGGAGCCACCGAAGATGAGATTAAGGAGATTTCGATAACCACTTTAAAACTTTACACAAGAAAAAAG cctAACTATGATTTACTTGAAAAAGAAGTTGAGAAGAGAAAAGTTTCACTCCAGGAAGCAAAACTGAAGGCCAAAGGACTAAACCCTGATGGAACTCCAGCTCTTTCAACATTAGGGGGGTTTTCACCTGGCTCTAAACCAT gttcaCCAAGAGAAAGTAAAATGGATGAGAAGTCGCCAAATTCACAGAACTTAAAGGCTGCCAAAAAGGAGCCAGACGATAGACAGCAGAGCTCCAGGAGCCCTCATAATGG CCTTAGGAAAGAAAGCAAAAGGAGCAGAAGTGTGAGCAGAACACCGTCAAGGACTAGATCAAGGTCTCGATCTCGAACACCAAGACGACA TTACAATAACAGAAGAAGCCGTTCTGGTACATTCAGCTCACAATCTCGCAGCAGATCCCACAGCAGAAGTCTTACTCCTCGTCGTCTGCAGAACCACGGATCTCCTCATATCAAATCCAAACACCGCAATGATGACATCAAGATTTCAAACAGGCACAGCCACAGAAGAAAGAAATCCAGAAGCCGCTCGCATTCTCTCAGCAAGTCCAGAGACCGCTCTGAGGCTGTTAAGAAACACAAGCATGACAGGGGGCACCACAGAGACCGGCGAGAGAGATCTAGGTCTTATGATCGTACACACAAAAGCAAACATCATGGCACCAGTCATTCAGGGCACAGCAGGCACAGGCGTTGA
- the LOC121326407 gene encoding cyclin-L1-like isoform X2: protein MASDAHPGVTNSSAGNEGILIGDRVYSEVFLAIDNSLIPEERLSTTPSMSDGLDLHNETDLRILGCELIQSAGILLRLPQVAMATGQVLFHRFFYSKSFVKHSFEIVAMACVNLASKIEEAPRRVRDVINVFHHLRLLRGKRTPTPLILDQNYINTKNQVIKAERRVLKELGFCVHVKHPHKIIVMYLQVLECEKNQTLVQTAWVVHDGKSHRKNSELCSFNHMTSGMSQLAALLSSQSSASSHPRFTEVVLIHLATSSCFLGCQRICIFASR from the exons ATGGCGTCTGATGCTCACCCTGGCGTTACCAACTCGTCTGCCGGTAATGAAGGCATTCTTATTGGAGACAGAGTTTATTCTGAGGTCTTCCTCGCCATCGACAACTCGCTTATCCCGGAGGAGCGACTCTCTACAACCCCGTCTATGTCAGATGGCCTCGACCTCCACAACGAGACCGACCTGCGCATCCTTGGCTGTGAACTAATCCAGTCCGCTGGCATTCTTCTCCGTTTACCGCAG gTGGCCATGGCTACAGGACAGGTTCTTTTTCATCGGTTTTTCTACTCGAAGTCCTTTGTCAAACACAGCTTTGAG attgttgCCATGGCTTGTGTTAATCTTGCCTCGAAGATTGAAGAAGCACCACGCCGAGTAAGGGATGTGATAAACGTGTTTCATCATTTAAGACTGCTTAGAGGAAAAAG gaCACCAACCCCATTGATACTTGATCAGAACTACATTAACACCAAAAACCAAGTAATCAAAGCAGAGAGGAGAGTGCTGAAGGAACTGGGGTTCTGCGTTCATGTCAAGCATCCCCACAAG atcATTGTAATGTACCTTCAAGTTCTTGAGTGCGAGAAAAATCAAACCCTCGTCCAAACAGCCTG GGTAGTCCATGATGGTAAGTCTCATAGAAAGAACTCTGAACTCTGCTCCTTCAACCACATGACCTCAGGAATGTCCCAATTGGCTGCCCTTCTCTCCAGCCAATCCAGTGCAAGTTCTCATCCGAGATTCACTGAAGTGGTCCTTATTCATCTGGCAACATCATCTTGTTTTCTTGGGTGTCAAAGGATTTGTATTTTTGCTTCCAGAT ga